AATGAAGAGACGTTGTCGCGTATTCAGCACGCAGCGGAGACGCGTGGCGTCATTGTGTTCACTGATCCTGACTATCCTGGAAGACGCATTCGTGCGATTATAGAGGAACGTATCCCGACTGTAAAACATGCTTTTTTAGAAAAAAAGAAAACGATTGCCAAGAATGGTAAAGGACTTGGAATTGAACATGCGACTGACGATGATATTCGACAAGCAATTCAATCCGTCTATACAGTAGAAGAACAACCAGCTGTCGAAATTCCGCTCATTGATTTGATGGCAGCAAGACTAGTTGGACATCCAGATGCTCGAAAAAGGCGAGAACGTTTAAGTGAATTGCTCCATATTGGACAAGTAAATGGGAAGGGTTTAAAAAAACGATTAGAAATGTTTAGAATAACACCGGAACAATTAGCAAACACTATAACTGTTCTCGATAAGGAGGAAAAACAAGATGAATAAAGATATTGCGACTCCGAAGAGGACTAAGGAGATTTTAGAAAAACACGGATTTTCATTTAAAAAAAGTTTAGGGCAAAACTTTTTAATTGATCCAAATGTATTGGAGAATATTGTTTCTCATGCAGAACTTACAGAGCAAGTAGGGGTAATTGAAATTGGCCCGGGAATTGGCGCGTTAACGGAGCATCTTGCAAGAAAAGCAGGGAAAGTCGTAGCGTA
This window of the Sporosarcina pasteurii genome carries:
- the rnmV gene encoding ribonuclease M5, with translation MNIKEIIVVEGKSDTVAVKRATNADTIETNGSAINEETLSRIQHAAETRGVIVFTDPDYPGRRIRAIIEERIPTVKHAFLEKKKTIAKNGKGLGIEHATDDDIRQAIQSVYTVEEQPAVEIPLIDLMAARLVGHPDARKRRERLSELLHIGQVNGKGLKKRLEMFRITPEQLANTITVLDKEEKQDE